In one window of Rathayibacter caricis DSM 15933 DNA:
- a CDS encoding FecCD family ABC transporter permease, whose protein sequence is MTLAERRSARRTRVIAVTAVLALAAAVAGIVGGSYETTLADVRDAVLGTASARTSVIVVDMRLPRVFAGLLVGAALGVAGAVFQTLSRNPLGSPDIVGFSAGSASGALVCLVLLTPPADPALGAWAGGIGAVLAVLFLTRGAGLASERTILAGIALAALLSAANEFLLTRAPTEVARSATIWLFGSLSATDWGDTALLAVAGGVLALLLATQRERLRLLELGDELATGLGVPVRRTRLVLLLLAAGLTGTATAVSGPIGFVALAAPQLARRATGSAGIPLTASAAIGATLLLASDVLAQRVLAPLQLPVGLVTGAVGGAYLFWLVARGRRRPATAAERSPAGRVRRGRAA, encoded by the coding sequence ATGACGCTCGCCGAGCGGCGGTCTGCGCGCCGCACCCGCGTGATCGCCGTCACCGCGGTGCTGGCGCTCGCGGCGGCCGTCGCGGGCATCGTCGGAGGCTCCTACGAGACGACGCTCGCCGACGTGCGCGACGCCGTCCTCGGCACGGCGTCGGCGCGGACCAGCGTGATCGTCGTCGACATGCGCCTCCCCCGCGTCTTCGCCGGGCTCCTCGTCGGAGCGGCCCTCGGAGTCGCGGGCGCCGTCTTCCAGACCCTCTCGCGGAACCCGCTCGGCAGTCCCGACATCGTGGGGTTCAGCGCCGGCTCCGCCTCGGGCGCCCTGGTCTGCCTGGTGCTGCTGACCCCGCCCGCCGACCCGGCCCTCGGCGCGTGGGCCGGCGGGATCGGCGCGGTGCTCGCCGTCCTCTTCCTCACCCGCGGAGCGGGCCTGGCGAGCGAGCGGACGATCCTGGCGGGGATCGCCCTCGCGGCCCTGCTCTCGGCGGCGAACGAGTTCCTCCTGACCCGTGCGCCGACCGAGGTGGCGCGCTCGGCGACGATCTGGCTCTTCGGATCGCTGTCGGCGACCGACTGGGGAGACACCGCGCTGCTCGCGGTCGCCGGCGGAGTGCTCGCACTGCTGCTCGCGACGCAGCGCGAGCGGCTGCGGCTGCTCGAGCTGGGCGACGAACTGGCGACGGGGCTCGGAGTGCCGGTGCGGCGGACCCGGCTGGTGCTGCTCCTGCTCGCCGCGGGGCTGACCGGGACGGCGACCGCGGTCAGCGGTCCGATCGGATTCGTCGCGCTCGCGGCACCGCAGCTCGCCCGCCGCGCGACGGGCTCGGCGGGGATCCCGCTGACTGCGTCGGCGGCGATCGGGGCGACCCTCCTGCTGGCGTCGGACGTGCTCGCGCAGCGGGTGCTCGCTCCCCTCCAGCTGCCGGTCGGGCTGGTGACGGGGGCGGTCGGCGGGGCGTACCTGTTCTGGCTCGTCGCGCGGGGGCGGCGGCGCCCCGCGACCGCCGCCGAGCGGTCGCCCGCCGGCCGCGTCAGGCGCGGTCGTGCAGCGTGA
- a CDS encoding iron chelate uptake ABC transporter family permease subunit — protein sequence MIDRAPAPSAAPEPATAPVAPRRPLGRTLSAGLLLAVLLVLACTASLAVGSRPVPVDAALDALLHGGATADALIVRELRIPRTATGLLVGAALGAAGLLMQAVTRNRLADPGLLGVNAGASAAVVVAIGFLGVSSAGEYVWFAFGGAAVAAVLVHLVGGGDGRDPIGTVLAGVALGACLSALIGIVTLLDTETFESYRFWVVGSLERRELGTAAQLAPFVALGLVVAALVAPGLNQLALGHDVARSLGVRPGAVILGAGAAITLLCGAATAAAGPLAFVGLLVAHLVLRLAGPDLRSGLPLAALGGAVLVVVGDVLGRLIAAPGEVEVGIVTALLGAPLLFHLATRRNAR from the coding sequence ATGATCGACCGCGCCCCTGCGCCTTCCGCAGCTCCGGAGCCCGCCACGGCTCCCGTCGCCCCTCGGCGACCGCTCGGGCGGACGCTCAGCGCGGGACTGCTGCTCGCCGTGCTGCTCGTGCTCGCCTGCACCGCGAGTCTCGCGGTCGGTTCCCGACCCGTCCCGGTCGATGCCGCCCTGGACGCGCTGCTGCACGGCGGCGCCACCGCCGACGCGCTGATCGTGCGGGAGCTGCGGATCCCCCGCACCGCCACCGGCCTGCTCGTCGGCGCCGCGCTCGGAGCGGCCGGGCTGCTGATGCAGGCGGTGACGCGCAACCGCCTCGCCGACCCGGGGCTGCTCGGGGTGAACGCGGGCGCCTCCGCGGCGGTCGTCGTCGCCATCGGGTTCCTCGGCGTCTCGAGCGCGGGCGAGTACGTCTGGTTCGCCTTCGGCGGTGCGGCCGTCGCCGCGGTGCTCGTCCACCTCGTCGGCGGCGGCGACGGCCGCGACCCGATCGGCACCGTGCTCGCCGGAGTCGCGCTGGGCGCGTGCCTGAGCGCGCTGATCGGCATCGTCACGCTGCTCGACACCGAGACGTTCGAGTCGTACCGGTTCTGGGTCGTGGGCTCCCTCGAGCGGCGCGAGCTCGGCACCGCGGCGCAGCTCGCTCCGTTCGTCGCGCTCGGGCTCGTCGTCGCCGCGCTCGTCGCGCCGGGGTTGAACCAGCTGGCGCTCGGGCACGACGTCGCGCGCTCCCTCGGGGTGCGCCCCGGCGCCGTGATCCTCGGCGCGGGCGCCGCGATCACCCTGCTCTGCGGAGCCGCGACCGCCGCCGCCGGACCGCTCGCCTTCGTGGGGCTCCTGGTCGCGCACCTCGTGCTGCGCCTCGCCGGTCCGGATCTGCGCTCGGGACTCCCCCTGGCGGCACTGGGCGGGGCCGTGCTGGTCGTCGTCGGCGACGTGCTCGGCCGGCTGATCGCCGCTCCGGGCGAGGTGGAGGTCGGCATCGTGACGGCCCTGCTGGGAGCGCCCCTCCTGTTCCACCTGGCGACGCGGAGGAACGCGCGATGA
- a CDS encoding NAD(P)/FAD-dependent oxidoreductase encodes MAEAVGGRDYDVVVIGAGPAGLSAALNLARARRSVLLLDSNRPRNAATLHSHGFLTRDGVSPLELRRLGREEVESYEAAEVHNALVTSVERSGGEFLVSARGVRGAANRAVVATAVVVAAGLSEKLPRLPSLRAYYGTAVHSCMECDGYEKAGEPLALIGETSDLAERAMLLSQWSTDLIVFTNGIGVVSDADESLLGSIGIRVERRPVADLAGERAEMTGVLLEDGDVIPRTGAFVRPIWVPVLEYLDAAGPETDGDGFLRVDAGGRTSVPGLYAAGEVTAPGPQQLIVAAGSGAQVASAVNRDLVRARLGEAAPESEAHAIHEAGVDLSGVRP; translated from the coding sequence ATGGCCGAGGCGGTGGGAGGTCGCGATTATGACGTCGTCGTGATCGGCGCGGGCCCGGCCGGACTGTCGGCCGCGCTCAACCTGGCGCGCGCCCGTCGCAGCGTCCTGCTGCTCGACAGCAACCGTCCGCGGAACGCCGCGACGCTGCACTCGCACGGCTTCCTGACCCGCGACGGAGTCTCTCCGCTCGAGCTCCGCCGCCTCGGCCGCGAGGAGGTCGAGAGCTACGAGGCCGCTGAGGTGCACAACGCCCTGGTGACCTCGGTCGAGCGCTCCGGAGGCGAGTTCCTCGTCTCCGCACGCGGCGTGCGCGGAGCCGCGAACCGCGCCGTCGTGGCCACCGCCGTGGTCGTCGCCGCGGGCCTCAGTGAGAAGCTGCCCCGCCTGCCCAGCCTCCGCGCCTACTACGGCACCGCCGTGCACAGCTGCATGGAGTGCGACGGCTACGAGAAGGCGGGGGAGCCCCTCGCCCTGATCGGAGAGACCTCCGACCTCGCCGAGCGCGCCATGCTCCTCTCGCAGTGGTCGACCGATCTAATCGTCTTCACCAACGGCATCGGAGTCGTCAGCGACGCCGACGAGTCCCTGCTCGGCTCGATCGGCATCCGCGTCGAGCGCCGCCCTGTCGCAGACCTCGCCGGCGAGCGCGCGGAGATGACCGGCGTCCTGCTCGAGGACGGCGACGTCATCCCGCGCACCGGCGCCTTCGTCCGCCCGATCTGGGTCCCCGTCCTCGAGTACCTCGACGCCGCCGGCCCCGAGACCGACGGCGACGGCTTCCTCCGCGTGGATGCGGGCGGACGCACCTCCGTGCCCGGCCTCTACGCCGCCGGAGAGGTCACCGCCCCCGGCCCGCAGCAGCTGATCGTGGCCGCCGGCTCCGGCGCGCAGGTCGCCTCGGCCGTCAACCGCGACCTCGTGCGGGCCCGCCTCGGCGAGGCCGCCCCCGAGTCCGAGGCCCACGCGATCCACGAGGCCGGCGTCGATTTGAGCGGCGTGCGCCCGTAG
- a CDS encoding VOC family protein: protein MAGITGFDHIGVTVVDLEAATAFFVGLGLEIEGSTPVEGEFLDTVIGLSGARTEIVMLRPPGGGTAVELSRFVRPPSPTVPPPVGATEPGLRSLAFVVEDLAAVLARLADDGHGLVGGVGEHEGVWRMAYVRGPEGIIVALAERIDG, encoded by the coding sequence ATGGCGGGGATCACGGGGTTCGACCACATCGGAGTGACGGTCGTCGATCTCGAGGCGGCGACGGCGTTCTTCGTCGGACTCGGCCTCGAGATCGAGGGCAGCACTCCCGTCGAGGGCGAGTTCCTCGACACGGTCATCGGCCTGAGCGGCGCGCGGACCGAGATCGTGATGCTCCGGCCTCCGGGCGGTGGGACGGCCGTCGAGCTCTCGCGCTTCGTCCGGCCCCCGTCGCCTACCGTCCCGCCGCCGGTCGGAGCGACCGAGCCCGGGCTGCGGAGTCTCGCGTTCGTGGTCGAGGACCTGGCGGCGGTGCTCGCGCGGCTCGCCGATGACGGCCACGGGCTCGTCGGCGGCGTCGGCGAGCACGAGGGCGTCTGGCGGATGGCCTACGTCCGGGGTCCCGAGGGCATCATCGTCGCCCTGGCCGAGCGGATCGACGGCTGA
- a CDS encoding VOC family protein: MTVSGPGFVSLQVRDLDSSAAFYERHLGFARQAGPPHAVVFATSPAAFAVRSAAPGVDLDAAPLGRGVGLWLHASDAERTHAALVEAGVPIASDPVQGPFGLTFTFEDPDGYLITLHDRA, from the coding sequence ATGACCGTCTCCGGACCCGGCTTCGTCTCGCTGCAGGTGCGCGACCTCGACTCCTCCGCCGCCTTCTACGAGCGGCACCTCGGCTTCGCGCGGCAGGCCGGCCCGCCGCACGCGGTCGTCTTCGCCACCTCGCCGGCGGCGTTCGCGGTCCGCTCCGCGGCGCCCGGAGTCGATCTCGACGCGGCCCCGCTGGGCCGGGGCGTCGGGCTCTGGCTGCACGCCTCCGACGCCGAGCGGACCCACGCCGCACTCGTCGAGGCGGGCGTGCCGATCGCCTCCGATCCGGTGCAGGGCCCGTTCGGTCTCACGTTCACGTTCGAGGATCCGGACGGCTACCTGATCACGCTGCACGACCGCGCCTGA
- a CDS encoding APC family permease: protein MTDTTSTTGESSPGTGKGSEKGSLKKVITGPLLFAFIVGDTLGAGIYTLVGTMANDVGGVIWLPLLIALVIALLTAGTYAELITKYPHAGGAARYVDRAFGKPYLSFLVGFLMMASGITTAAALANAFAGDYLGALLDVPPVPTALVFIAILTLVNLRGVKESLTANLVASVIEVSGLVIVIVCAAIFFGGGNGDFSRVLEFNPEVAPLQGAFAASIVAFFSFLGFEAAANMAEEVRNPSKVYPRALFAALFTAAVVYLLIALGAVIVLPIDELAESTGPLLDVVAASGVAVPPWLFGLIALVAIANGALLFMVMASRVGFGLATAGLLPSAFGRVLPNRRTPWVSIIVVGGVTMVLSVLGDVGTLSETTVLLLLLVFISANVSVLVLKKDRVDHPHFSVPRVVPILATIASIVLLTQQTGVVWLGTAGYVVVGSLLFLATRFGKKRHADQVSAREDADRS, encoded by the coding sequence ATGACGGATACGACGAGCACGACCGGCGAGAGCTCCCCGGGGACCGGCAAGGGATCCGAGAAGGGATCCCTCAAGAAGGTCATTACCGGGCCGCTCCTGTTCGCCTTCATCGTCGGCGACACCCTCGGCGCGGGCATCTACACCCTCGTCGGCACCATGGCGAACGACGTGGGCGGCGTGATCTGGCTCCCGCTGCTGATCGCCCTGGTGATCGCCCTGCTGACCGCGGGCACCTACGCCGAGCTGATCACGAAGTACCCGCACGCCGGCGGCGCCGCCCGCTACGTCGACCGCGCCTTCGGCAAGCCGTACCTGTCGTTCCTGGTCGGCTTCCTGATGATGGCGTCCGGCATCACGACCGCCGCCGCCCTCGCGAACGCGTTCGCCGGCGACTACCTCGGCGCGCTGCTCGACGTGCCGCCCGTGCCGACGGCCCTCGTCTTCATCGCGATCCTCACCCTCGTGAACCTGCGCGGAGTGAAGGAGTCGCTGACCGCGAACCTCGTCGCCTCGGTCATCGAGGTCAGCGGCCTCGTGATCGTGATCGTCTGCGCGGCGATCTTCTTCGGCGGCGGCAACGGCGACTTCTCGCGAGTGCTCGAGTTCAACCCCGAGGTCGCCCCGTTGCAGGGCGCGTTCGCCGCCTCCATCGTCGCCTTCTTCTCCTTCCTCGGCTTCGAGGCCGCGGCGAACATGGCCGAGGAGGTGCGGAACCCCTCGAAGGTCTACCCGCGCGCCCTCTTCGCGGCCCTGTTCACGGCCGCCGTCGTCTACCTCCTGATCGCCCTCGGCGCGGTGATCGTGCTGCCGATCGACGAGCTCGCCGAGTCGACCGGTCCCCTGCTCGACGTCGTCGCGGCCAGCGGAGTGGCGGTGCCGCCGTGGCTGTTCGGCCTGATCGCGCTCGTCGCGATCGCGAACGGCGCGCTGCTGTTCATGGTCATGGCGAGCCGGGTCGGCTTCGGCCTGGCCACGGCGGGCCTGCTGCCGAGCGCCTTCGGACGCGTCCTGCCGAACCGCCGCACCCCGTGGGTGTCGATCATCGTCGTCGGCGGCGTGACGATGGTGCTGAGCGTCCTCGGCGACGTCGGCACGCTGTCCGAGACCACCGTGCTCCTCCTGCTCCTGGTCTTCATCTCGGCGAACGTCTCGGTGCTCGTGCTGAAGAAGGACCGCGTCGACCACCCGCACTTCTCGGTGCCGCGGGTCGTCCCGATCCTGGCGACCATCGCGAGCATCGTGCTCCTGACCCAGCAGACCGGAGTGGTGTGGCTCGGGACGGCGGGGTACGTCGTGGTCGGGTCGCTGCTGTTCCTGGCGACGCGCTTCGGGAAGAAGCGTCACGCCGACCAGGTGTCGGCGCGCGAGGACGCGGACCGCTCGTGA
- a CDS encoding iron-siderophore ABC transporter substrate-binding protein — MNSSTRTVLVRPSRLRLAVPALAGAAVLALAGCSGSASTAELPDAEAAAVGDWTVSRTMGEGMGAPEEDGVFPRTVAHYAGSTELAAAPERVAVVSTGQLDALLALDVVPAAATRAENSGLVPEYLADRVGTSAGIADIGERTEPDVEAIAQADPDLILINSVRGTELYDQLSAIAPTVVTLGNGVNWKSDLLLLADALGREGDAQEMLDELHEDADAFAATLPDPAPTVSFLQSTGDRTRIQGVPSFVGGLAEDLGLDRPESQRFDDTAQEISAEQLELADADHVFYAGLGDGLSLIEDAALWPTLTAVEGGTAVEVPMEPFFLNAGPLAARLVVDTVTSTIG, encoded by the coding sequence GTGAACTCCTCGACCCGCACCGTCCTCGTCCGTCCGTCCCGCCTCCGGCTCGCCGTGCCGGCGCTCGCCGGAGCCGCCGTGCTCGCCCTGGCCGGCTGCTCGGGCTCCGCCTCGACCGCCGAGCTGCCCGACGCCGAGGCCGCCGCCGTCGGCGACTGGACCGTCTCGCGCACGATGGGCGAGGGCATGGGCGCCCCGGAGGAGGACGGCGTGTTCCCGCGCACCGTGGCGCACTACGCCGGGTCGACCGAGCTCGCCGCGGCCCCGGAGCGGGTCGCCGTCGTCTCGACGGGTCAGCTCGACGCCCTGCTCGCGCTCGACGTCGTCCCCGCCGCCGCGACCCGCGCCGAGAACAGCGGCCTCGTGCCGGAGTACCTCGCCGACCGTGTCGGCACCAGCGCCGGGATCGCGGACATCGGCGAGCGCACCGAGCCCGACGTCGAGGCGATCGCCCAGGCCGATCCCGACCTCATCCTGATCAACTCCGTCCGCGGAACGGAGCTCTACGACCAGCTCAGCGCGATCGCCCCCACCGTGGTGACGCTCGGCAACGGCGTGAACTGGAAGAGCGACCTCCTCCTGCTCGCCGACGCCCTGGGCCGCGAGGGCGACGCGCAGGAGATGCTCGACGAGCTGCACGAGGACGCCGACGCGTTCGCGGCGACGCTGCCCGATCCGGCGCCGACGGTCTCGTTCCTCCAGTCCACCGGGGACCGCACGCGGATCCAGGGCGTCCCGTCCTTCGTCGGAGGTCTCGCCGAGGACCTGGGGCTCGACCGGCCCGAGTCCCAGCGCTTCGACGACACCGCCCAGGAGATCAGCGCGGAGCAGCTCGAGCTCGCCGACGCCGACCACGTGTTCTACGCCGGGCTCGGCGACGGCCTCTCGCTGATCGAGGACGCGGCGCTCTGGCCCACGCTGACCGCGGTCGAGGGAGGCACGGCCGTCGAGGTCCCGATGGAGCCGTTCTTCCTGAACG
- a CDS encoding MarR family winged helix-turn-helix transcriptional regulator: MSGIDLAASPGYLLKVASTALRAAMEEMLHPLGMTITHYSCLELLAQRPGLSNSELARGTFVTRQSMNVLLQSLEQQGLVARAERPVSGRVLPTELTAAGRRQLRTASAAVRAVEDRMVAGLADGDRERLTLLLASCAAALRA; the protein is encoded by the coding sequence ATGAGTGGAATCGATCTCGCCGCCTCCCCCGGATACCTGCTGAAGGTCGCGTCGACCGCGCTGCGCGCCGCCATGGAGGAGATGCTGCATCCGCTGGGCATGACGATCACGCACTACTCGTGCCTCGAGCTGCTCGCTCAGCGCCCGGGACTGTCGAACTCGGAGCTCGCGCGGGGGACCTTCGTGACACGGCAGTCGATGAACGTGCTGCTGCAGTCGCTCGAGCAGCAGGGCCTCGTCGCGAGGGCGGAGCGACCCGTGTCCGGGCGCGTCCTCCCGACCGAGCTGACCGCAGCCGGGCGCCGTCAGCTGCGGACGGCGAGCGCTGCGGTCCGCGCGGTGGAGGACCGCATGGTCGCCGGGCTCGCGGACGGCGACCGCGAGCGGCTGACGCTCCTGCTCGCGAGCTGCGCGGCGGCGCTGCGGGCGTGA
- a CDS encoding GNAT family N-acetyltransferase, producing MSVSLAPFPSSDLAAWMEVQRASYVADRLRAGDDAAAAERNADASHDRVFPEGRLAPGHDVLRILDDGVPVGVIWVGPHPQELEGVAWIWDVEVDEPFRGHGFGRAAMLLAEEHALARGYRALALNVFGFNTTARGLYESLGYETTAVQMRKELGTPE from the coding sequence GTGTCCGTCTCTCTCGCCCCGTTCCCTTCCTCCGATCTCGCCGCCTGGATGGAGGTGCAGCGTGCGTCCTACGTCGCCGACCGCCTGCGCGCGGGCGACGACGCTGCGGCGGCGGAGCGGAACGCGGACGCCTCGCACGACCGCGTCTTCCCGGAGGGCCGCCTCGCACCCGGCCACGACGTGCTGCGGATCCTCGACGACGGCGTCCCGGTCGGCGTGATCTGGGTGGGGCCGCACCCGCAGGAGCTCGAGGGCGTGGCGTGGATCTGGGACGTCGAGGTGGACGAGCCGTTCCGCGGGCATGGGTTCGGTCGCGCCGCGATGCTCCTGGCGGAGGAGCACGCTCTCGCGCGCGGCTACCGCGCGTTGGCCCTCAACGTCTTCGGGTTCAACACGACGGCGCGCGGACTGTACGAGTCGCTCGGCTACGAGACGACGGCGGTGCAGATGCGGAAGGAGCTGGGCACGCCGGAGTAG
- a CDS encoding SDR family oxidoreductase produces MPRRPIDLDLPDLSGRRALVTGGSDGLGLVLARRLAAAGAEVLLPVRNRAKGEAALARIREQHPGAAVSLRDLDLSSLESVRALADTLLAEGRPLHHLVANAGVMTPPTRLSTADGFELQFGTNHLGHFALIGRLMSLLREGRGRVVSQVSVAADRNGVHWEDPDWERSYHAFRAYSSSKIAVGLFGLELERRSAAHGWGVTSNLSHPGVAPTSLLAARPETGRTRDGLDVRLIRALSRRGLLVGTVETAPLPALLASVLEGAGGRFVGPGGPGGLGGAPTEQRPFPRLVDPEDAQRLWRLSEERTGVTFP; encoded by the coding sequence ATGCCACGCCGACCGATCGACCTCGACCTCCCCGACCTCTCGGGCCGCCGCGCCCTCGTCACCGGGGGCAGCGACGGCCTCGGGCTCGTCCTCGCCCGGCGCCTCGCCGCGGCGGGAGCGGAGGTGCTGCTGCCCGTCCGCAACCGCGCGAAGGGGGAGGCGGCGCTCGCCCGCATCCGGGAGCAGCACCCGGGAGCCGCGGTCTCGCTCCGCGACCTCGACCTCTCGTCGCTCGAGTCGGTCCGGGCCCTCGCCGACACGCTCCTCGCCGAGGGGCGGCCGCTGCACCACCTGGTCGCCAACGCCGGAGTGATGACCCCGCCCACGCGCCTGAGCACGGCGGACGGCTTCGAGCTGCAGTTCGGCACGAACCACCTCGGGCACTTCGCCCTCATCGGCCGACTGATGTCGCTCCTGCGCGAGGGACGGGGGCGCGTCGTGTCGCAGGTGAGCGTCGCCGCGGATCGGAACGGGGTGCACTGGGAGGACCCGGACTGGGAGCGGAGTTACCACGCGTTCCGCGCCTACAGCTCGTCGAAGATCGCGGTCGGGCTGTTCGGCCTCGAGCTCGAGCGCCGCAGCGCCGCGCACGGCTGGGGCGTCACGAGCAACCTCTCGCACCCCGGAGTGGCGCCCACCAGCCTCCTCGCCGCCCGTCCCGAGACGGGTCGCACCCGCGACGGGCTCGACGTCCGGCTGATCCGGGCGCTGTCGCGCCGTGGTCTCCTGGTCGGCACGGTCGAGACGGCCCCGCTGCCGGCGCTGCTCGCCTCCGTCCTCGAGGGCGCGGGCGGCCGCTTCGTCGGACCGGGCGGCCCCGGTGGGCTCGGGGGAGCGCCGACGGAGCAGCGCCCGTTCCCGCGCCTCGTCGACCCCGAGGATGCGCAGCGCCTGTGGCGGCTCTCGGAGGAGCGGACCGGAGTGACGTTCCCGTGA
- a CDS encoding SPFH domain-containing protein, with the protein MQSDLLWIVIAGVVAGALLLLALIGFFIFRAWYQVPQADEAIVIVGKKQKGDDGLTSNMTVITGGGAFVNKLTQRSDRISLRSRQIKMEPVAQTKNGVTIHLAGVALVKIGSTADQVRAAAERFASQDQSIDVFTTEQLEGALRGVVAKLSVEEVMQDRQKLGDEIAEGIKGDLLAQGLVLDSFAIQGVTDRNGYIEALGAQEIERVRREADVARINAAREVKARQLATDEANLIEQTAYDKNTAAAKSEVGRANAEAEQAENLARAEREQAVLVQRAENRQAELDADVKRVADAEKYRRQTEADADAYGRAKKAETDRQVAQQVSDAEAYAVQRQAEARQASAAAEAAAVSARAEAEAHALRAKAGAEAEALRANATAEAEAIRAKGEASAAAIAAEAEALRENQEAILGRELIGQLPSLMSEFAKGYQNVGTITLIGGDTAGTHIAREQAASLAATFDSVKSATGVDLGAILQGQAFGRGVGAAAQGSGQSDPTAVPSTS; encoded by the coding sequence ATGCAATCCGACCTGCTCTGGATCGTCATCGCGGGGGTCGTCGCCGGCGCCCTGCTGCTGCTGGCACTCATCGGCTTCTTCATCTTCCGCGCCTGGTATCAGGTGCCTCAGGCCGACGAGGCGATCGTCATCGTCGGCAAGAAGCAGAAGGGCGATGACGGGCTCACGTCCAACATGACCGTCATCACCGGCGGGGGTGCCTTCGTCAACAAGCTCACCCAGCGCTCCGACCGCATCTCGCTGCGGTCGCGGCAGATCAAGATGGAGCCGGTGGCGCAGACCAAGAACGGCGTCACGATCCACCTCGCCGGCGTCGCGCTCGTGAAGATCGGATCCACGGCCGACCAGGTGCGCGCCGCCGCCGAGCGCTTCGCCTCGCAGGACCAGTCGATCGACGTCTTCACGACCGAGCAGCTCGAGGGCGCCCTCCGCGGCGTCGTCGCGAAGCTCAGCGTCGAGGAGGTCATGCAGGACCGGCAGAAGCTGGGCGACGAGATCGCCGAGGGCATCAAGGGCGACCTGCTCGCGCAGGGACTCGTCCTCGACTCGTTCGCGATCCAGGGGGTCACCGACCGCAACGGCTACATCGAGGCGCTCGGCGCGCAGGAGATCGAGCGCGTCCGCCGCGAGGCCGACGTCGCCCGGATCAACGCGGCGCGCGAGGTCAAGGCCCGCCAGCTCGCGACCGACGAGGCGAACCTGATCGAGCAGACCGCCTACGACAAGAACACCGCTGCCGCGAAGTCCGAGGTCGGCCGGGCGAACGCCGAGGCCGAGCAGGCCGAGAACCTGGCCCGCGCCGAGCGCGAGCAGGCCGTTCTGGTGCAGCGCGCCGAGAACCGCCAGGCCGAGCTCGACGCCGACGTCAAGCGCGTCGCGGACGCCGAGAAGTACCGCCGCCAGACCGAGGCCGACGCCGACGCCTACGGCCGCGCCAAGAAGGCCGAGACCGACCGCCAGGTCGCGCAGCAGGTGTCCGACGCCGAGGCCTACGCCGTTCAGCGCCAGGCCGAGGCCCGCCAGGCATCCGCCGCCGCCGAGGCTGCCGCCGTGAGCGCCCGCGCCGAGGCCGAGGCGCATGCTCTGCGCGCCAAGGCCGGCGCCGAGGCCGAGGCCCTGCGCGCGAACGCGACCGCCGAGGCGGAGGCGATCCGCGCCAAGGGCGAGGCGAGTGCGGCGGCCATCGCGGCCGAGGCGGAGGCGCTCCGCGAGAACCAGGAGGCGATCCTGGGTCGCGAGCTCATCGGGCAGCTGCCCTCGCTCATGTCCGAGTTCGCCAAGGGCTACCAGAACGTCGGCACCATCACGCTGATCGGCGGCGACACCGCCGGCACGCACATCGCCCGCGAGCAGGCGGCGAGCCTCGCCGCGACCTTCGACAGCGTCAAGTCCGCGACCGGCGTCGACCTGGGGGCGATCCTCCAGGGCCAGGCGTTCGGCCGCGGCGTCGGTGCGGCTGCTCAGGGGTCGGGCCAGTCCGACCCGACCGCGGTTCCCTCGACGAGTTGA
- a CDS encoding helix-turn-helix transcriptional regulator: MRTMDREGLAEFLRARREALQPEDVGMPRTARRRTAGLRREEVAARCSMSADYYARIERGRSPQPSEQMLASIAQGLHLTLAERDHLFHLAGHRPPERGASDGHVGPGLLRILDRLQDTPAEIVTELGETLRQTPLGVALTGDLTRFTGPERSIGYRWFTNPASRAIYAQEGHEHLSRVWASGLREVLSRRGPGSRAARYVELLLERSDEFRALWALHEVGVRPGETKRFEHPELGRLDLACQTLIDPVDSHALLVYTAAPGSPSHEKLELLRVIGAQLPAVDASS, translated from the coding sequence ATGCGCACGATGGACCGGGAGGGGCTCGCCGAGTTCCTGCGCGCACGACGCGAGGCGCTGCAGCCCGAGGACGTGGGGATGCCGCGCACGGCGCGCCGCCGCACCGCCGGGCTCCGGCGCGAGGAGGTCGCCGCCCGCTGCAGCATGTCGGCCGATTACTACGCGCGCATCGAGCGCGGACGCAGCCCCCAGCCGTCCGAGCAGATGCTCGCGTCGATCGCTCAGGGACTGCACCTGACCCTCGCCGAGCGTGACCACCTCTTCCACCTCGCCGGGCACCGGCCGCCCGAGCGCGGAGCGTCGGACGGCCACGTCGGCCCGGGGTTGCTCCGGATCCTCGACCGCCTGCAGGACACGCCCGCCGAGATCGTGACGGAGCTCGGCGAGACGCTGCGGCAGACTCCGCTCGGCGTCGCCCTCACCGGCGACCTCACCCGCTTCACCGGGCCCGAGCGCAGCATCGGCTACCGCTGGTTCACGAACCCGGCGAGCCGGGCGATCTACGCCCAGGAGGGTCACGAGCACCTGTCGCGCGTCTGGGCGTCGGGACTGCGCGAGGTCCTCAGCCGCCGCGGACCCGGTTCCCGCGCCGCCCGCTACGTCGAGCTGCTCCTCGAGCGCAGCGACGAGTTCCGTGCGCTCTGGGCGCTGCACGAGGTGGGCGTGCGGCCCGGCGAGACCAAGCGCTTCGAGCACCCGGAGCTCGGGCGGCTCGACCTCGCCTGCCAGACACTGATCGACCCGGTCGACTCCCACGCGCTGCTCGTCTACACGGCGGCCCCCGGGTCACCGAGCCACGAGAAGCTCGAACTGCTGCGGGTGATCGGGGCGCAGCTGCCGGCGGTGGATGCCTCGTCGTGA